The following proteins are co-located in the Insulibacter thermoxylanivorax genome:
- a CDS encoding CTP synthase, with protein MTKYIFVTGGVVSGLGKGITAASLGRLLKNRGLKVTIQKFDPYINVDPGTMSPYQHGEVFVTDDGAETDLDLGHYERFIDINLTKNSNVTTGKIYSSVISKERRGEYLGATVQVIPHITNEIKERVFRAGKEAQSDVVITEIGGTVGDIESLPFLEAIRQIKSDIGRENVMYIHVTLIPYIKASGEMKTKPTQHSVKELRSIGIQPTVIVCRTEQALSEDLKRKLALFCDIDPEAVIECRDAETLYEVPLMLRDQGLDDFVVNYLNLGGKPAADMTEWEEIVNKVKQPKEQTEVAIVGKYVELHDAYLSIVESLEHAGIANNVDVKIRWVNAESVTDENAAELFKGVHGILVPGGFGDRGIEGKISAIRYAREQRIPFFGICLGMQMAVIEFARSVVGLKDANSSEINPSTPYPVIDLLPEQKEVEDLGGTMRLGLYPCKIVEGSLAMQAYQDELVYERHRHRYEFNNEYREILEKNGLRITGTSPDGRLVEMIEVPDHPWFLAVQFHPEFTSRPNRPQPLFREYVKAVFEYMKQMASTVM; from the coding sequence TTGACGAAGTATATTTTTGTAACAGGCGGGGTTGTCTCCGGATTAGGAAAGGGCATCACGGCAGCGTCGTTAGGCAGGCTGCTCAAAAACAGGGGATTGAAAGTCACGATTCAAAAATTCGATCCATACATCAACGTGGATCCAGGGACGATGAGTCCTTATCAACACGGCGAAGTATTCGTAACCGACGATGGAGCTGAGACAGACCTTGATCTGGGCCACTACGAGCGCTTCATCGATATTAACCTGACTAAGAACAGCAATGTCACCACCGGCAAGATCTACTCTTCTGTCATCAGCAAGGAGCGCCGCGGCGAATACTTAGGAGCGACCGTTCAGGTCATCCCTCATATCACCAATGAGATCAAGGAGCGCGTCTTCCGTGCCGGCAAAGAAGCGCAGTCCGACGTAGTGATCACGGAGATCGGCGGCACCGTAGGGGATATCGAGAGCCTGCCTTTCTTGGAAGCGATCCGGCAGATCAAGAGCGATATCGGCAGAGAGAATGTCATGTATATCCATGTGACATTGATCCCGTACATCAAAGCATCCGGAGAGATGAAAACCAAGCCTACGCAGCACAGCGTCAAGGAATTGCGGAGCATCGGGATCCAGCCGACGGTGATCGTCTGCCGTACAGAACAGGCGCTGAGCGAGGATCTGAAGCGGAAGCTTGCGCTGTTCTGCGATATCGATCCGGAGGCGGTCATCGAATGCCGCGATGCGGAGACGCTGTATGAAGTTCCATTGATGCTCCGCGACCAAGGTTTGGATGATTTTGTTGTGAACTATCTCAATCTCGGCGGCAAACCGGCAGCGGATATGACCGAGTGGGAAGAGATCGTAAACAAAGTCAAGCAGCCGAAGGAGCAAACGGAAGTCGCTATTGTCGGCAAGTATGTTGAGCTCCATGATGCTTACTTAAGCATCGTGGAATCGCTGGAGCATGCCGGCATCGCCAATAACGTAGATGTCAAGATCCGCTGGGTTAATGCGGAATCCGTTACCGATGAGAATGCGGCGGAATTGTTCAAAGGCGTGCACGGCATCCTCGTGCCGGGCGGTTTCGGCGATCGCGGCATCGAAGGCAAGATCTCAGCGATTCGCTATGCCCGCGAACAGCGTATCCCGTTCTTCGGGATCTGTCTGGGCATGCAGATGGCCGTCATCGAGTTCGCTCGTTCTGTTGTTGGATTGAAAGATGCCAACAGTTCGGAGATTAATCCATCGACGCCGTACCCGGTGATCGATCTGTTGCCGGAGCAGAAAGAGGTTGAAGATCTCGGCGGCACGATGCGCCTCGGATTGTATCCGTGCAAGATCGTGGAAGGTTCGCTGGCCATGCAAGCGTACCAAGATGAATTGGTCTATGAACGCCATCGTCATCGGTACGAATTTAACAATGAGTATCGAGAGATATTAGAGAAGAATGGGCTTCGGATCACAGGAACTTCCCCGGATGGACGTCTCGTGGAGATGATCGAGGTGCCGGATCATCCGTGGTTCCTGGCCGTTCAATTCCATCCCGAATTCACCTCCCGGCCGAATCGACCGCAGCCGTTGTTCCGTGAATATGTCAAGGCTGTTTTTGAATATATGAAACAGATGGCAAGCACAGTCATGTAA
- a CDS encoding response regulator: MAQKKLLIVDDQNGIRVLLMEVFNSEGYETFQASNGRLALEIVKDKQPDLVLLDMKIPGMDGLEILKQIRKIDTEIKVIMMTAYGELDMIKEAMELGALAHFTKPFDIDELRIAVNKLLHHDPSESAKRRMSG, translated from the coding sequence ATGGCTCAGAAGAAGTTATTGATCGTCGATGACCAGAATGGAATCCGAGTATTATTAATGGAAGTGTTCAACAGCGAAGGATATGAGACATTCCAGGCTTCCAACGGCAGGCTGGCGCTGGAGATCGTTAAGGACAAACAGCCGGACCTCGTGTTGTTGGATATGAAGATCCCCGGCATGGACGGCTTGGAGATCTTGAAGCAGATCCGCAAGATCGATACGGAGATCAAAGTGATCATGATGACCGCTTACGGGGAATTGGATATGATCAAGGAAGCCATGGAGCTAGGGGCTCTGGCACATTTTACGAAGCCGTTCGATATCGATGAACTCCGCATCGCTGTGAACAAGCTGCTCCATCATGATCCTTCTGAGTCTGCTAAGCGTCGCATGTCAGGTTAA